The Brachionichthys hirsutus isolate HB-005 chromosome 8, CSIRO-AGI_Bhir_v1, whole genome shotgun sequence genome contains a region encoding:
- the skib gene encoding v-ski avian sarcoma viral oncogene homolog b — protein sequence MEVTSFQPHPGLQQTLKQFHLSSMRSLGGPAAFFARWHQDSLFSKDGKSAEIVLSLPAQAPPIMSGPLFIPSDRSTERCETVLEREPISCFAVGGEKRLCLPQILNSVLRDFSLQQINSVCDDLHIYCSRCTADQLEILKVVGILPFSAPSCGLITQTDAERLCNALVYGGAFPPHCNKDLGSLELERTEKSFKVYHECFGRCRGVFVPELYAGPGATCIQCVDCRLMFPPHKFVVHSHKRLENRTVHWGFDSANWRAYVLLDPEYTDKEEKSHLEQLLKELKGKYDLKRAGVSCRSPSPVPAKRSKFDKSLSQPADKDRKPDCLQSLPKSAHKDLKQVQLKRRPSAFRPWSPKDAEKEKPAAQNEVNRSYSKSYETMVPPNPALGPIDPPVQPRDSHAATRGPAIFRPLQELHNGDAQPPTKLAPSSTTNLPDDMDTDGEIDVDDCDDRPAPPHYLVPPPSSCTSVSQTLIPPCVVRPQEGPVCLSGTVCPEMDSLRQLLYGGMDTKETREKVLQEIVRMRGKQEEKLATAVQAKRSLQQELEFVRVAKKGRLREAIEAKRNLRKEIERLRMDWEKKMRDAEDSCGRLKRELEMERQLQVCDKGCEAERLRVKYSSQIEGLHVQLQQAEADREQLRRELQREREARQSLETVVKDLQSQLALQADSSHTGGDPREVNTNAQRQNTRRPDGS from the exons ATGGAGGTCACGAGCTTTCAGCCCCATCCCGGACTTCAGCAAACTCTGAAGCAGTTCCACCTGAGCTCCATGCGCTCCCTCGGCGGGCCGGCGGCGTTCTTCGCCCGCTGGCACCAGGACTCGCTCTTCAGCAAAGATGGCAAATCCGCCGAGATCGTGCTGAGCTTACCGGCCCAGGCGCCCCCGATCATGTCGGGGCCACTCTTCATCCCGTCCGACCGCTCCACGGAGAGGTGCGAGACGGTCCTGGAGCGGGAGCCCATCTCCTGCTTCGCGGTGGGCGGCGAGAAGCGCCTCTGCCTCCCGCAGATCCTCAACAGCGTCCTGCgggacttctccctgcagcagatCAACTCGGTGTGCGACGACCTCCACATCTACTGCTCCCGGTGCACGGCGGACCAGCTGGAGATCCTCAAGGTGGTGGGCATCCTGCCCTTCTCGGCCCCGTCCTGCGGCCTGATCACGCAGACGGACGCCGAGCGCCTCTGCAACGCGCTGGTCTAcggcggggctttccctcctcACTGCAACAAGGACTTGGGCTCCCTGGAGTTGGAGCGAACCGAAAAGAGTTTCAAAGTCTACCACGAATGTTTCGGCCGCTGCAGAGGCGTGTTTGTCCCGGAGCTGTACGCGGGGCCCGGGGCCACCTGCATCCAGTGCGTGGACTGCAGGCTCATGTTCCCACCTCACAAGTTTGTGGTCCACAGTCACAAAAGGCTGGAGAACCGGACGGTCCACTGGGGGTTCGACTCTGCCAACTGGCGGGCTTATGTCCTCCTGGATCCGGAGTACACGGACAAAGAGGAGAAGAGTCacctggagcagctgctgaaggagctgaagggAAAGTATGACCTGAAGCGGGCCGGGGTCTCCTGCAGA tctcCCAGCCCAGTCCCAGCCAAGAGGTCTAAATTCGACAAATCACTGTCCCAACCAGCTGACAAAGACAGGAAGCCCGACTGTTTACAATCGCTGCCAAAGTCTGCTCACAAG gattTGAAACAGGTCCAGCTGAAGCGGAGACCCTCAGCTTTCCGTCCCTGGTCTCCGAAAGACGCAGAAAAAGAGAAACCAGCTGCTCAGAATGAGGTGAACAG GTCTTATTCTAAGAGTTATGAAACCATGGTGCCTCCCAATCCAGCACTAGGTCCCATTGACCCCCCTGTCCAACCCAGGGACAGCCACGCCGCTACCAGGGGACCAGCCATTTTCAGGCCGCTGCAGGAGCTGCATAATGGAGACGCACAACCCCCAACCAAACTGGCTCCCTCCAGTACCACCAACCTCCCTGATGACATGGACACAGATGGAGAGATTGATGTCGATGACTGTGACGATC GTCCAGCTCCACCTCACTACCTGGtgcctcctccatcctcctgcaCCAGCGTGTCTCAGACTCTGATCCCGCCGTGTGTTGTCCGACCTCAGGAgggacctgtctgtctgtcagggaCTGTCTGTCCAGAGATGGACTCCCTCAGACAGTTGCTGTACGGAGGCATGGACACCAAAGAAACCCGGGAAAAAGTCCTGCAGGAGATTGTCAGGATGAGagggaagcaggaggagaagctggcGACTGCTGTGCAAGCTAAACGTAGCCTTCAACAG GAACTGGAGTTTGTGAGGGTGGCAAAAAAAGGGCGTCTTCGCGAGGCCATTGAAGCCAAGCGCAACCTGAGAAAGGAGATTGAGCGCCTTCGCATGGACTGGGAGAAGAAGATGAGGGATGCAGAGGACTCCTGTGGGCGGCtgaagagggagctggagaTGGAGCGACAGCTGCAAGTGTGTGACAAAGGTTGTGAGGCTGAACGTCTCCGAGTCAAGTACTCCTCTCAG ATCGAGGGCTTGcatgtgcagctgcagcaggcagaAGCTGATCGTGAGCAGCTGAGACGGGAGCTGCAGCGGGAGAGAGAAGCACGGCAGAGCCTGGAGACCGTTGTTAAAGACCTGCAGAGCCAACTGGCCCTGCAGGCTGACAGCAGCCACACAGGAGGAGACCCCAGGGAGGTGAACACAAACGCACAGAGACAGAACACGCGACGACCCGACGGATCCTAA